Genomic window (Ananas comosus cultivar F153 linkage group 16, ASM154086v1, whole genome shotgun sequence):
TGAGATAGCATGGCTCCATTTGTTAACACGCGTAGATATACATACATTTGTGCCTTATTGAATGATTCACATCCTGTATATTAATGTATCAGTATACTGTTAAAGATGATCATCTAGTACTAGGGAATCATTTGCCTTGGATGTTCTGCCATCCGATTTACATAATAGCAGAGCCCTTTGGAAGGTGCTCTCTTTCTTAGCACTTGCTGAGTGTTCCGAACCATCTGTTGCTCCTCGACAAGGGAGAGGATTCCCAGGAGCACTGCAGATTGTCACCATCTCCAATAATAACCTTTGTATGTAGTGTTGCAAATGCAGAGAAAAGAATATTTGAACCCTGTCATCTTTCTTGTCTTGCCAGCTTTTAAATTTACAGGTAATCCGATCTTCAAATAAGTACATTAGTATTACTTCATAAAAATAAGCAGTTATTTTGGGTGATTAGGTGTTGGAACAGACCGAATTTTGCCACTTTGATATCCTATTAGCCTGTTGGAGTATTATCTTTCTTGTACTTTCTTCAAGATTACTGAGACAATAGCTATGCATTGGTAAAcactaaagggtattaaagtttTAGAGTGAAATATTGTTTTGAGTTTGCCGGAACTTCCGCTGCTAATTTTCTTCCGGGTGTAAAAGAAATGACTTCACTACTAAAACCGTTTTAGACCAACAAAATATGTGTGAGATGTTAATAATTCGCATTTGAATAGTCCCAAATAAGATAATTACTATGAAAAGGTTGATATACACTAGTGGGGCCAAACGTAATATACTTAAGCTTTTAGGTTAAATGGTTCAATTAGATATGCCAACTCCCTAACAACTTGTATCAGAGCCGATGGTTTAACATTCATGAGTTACTCCTCTGAGTGGTATGGTGTGATCAAGTTAATTACCCTTACGAACATGACGGGTTCACAAAGGGGAGTCATCATAATGCGATATGATGGTTTGGTGTACTTGAAATAAGTGGATGGTTATTGCATTCTAAAAAGACGGGCCTAAGGTGACTTATAAAGGGATTAAGACATGTCTTGGAGAAGAGCCGAAAAGTGACTCTTGAAGGACATGTTTTGGAGAAGAGCCAAAAGGTGACTCGGTGCAGTGCTCAGAGAGTAAGGGGGAGGTGGTTGGTTCACATGTGAAAGAAGGAGAATGTTAAGAGTTCACATGTGAATAGTTCTACATCTGATAGTTACTAAGAAAGTAAAGAGTTGATATATACTAGTGGGCCTGGACCTAATATGGTTAAGTTTTTCGGTTGAGTGGATTCCATTAGATATGCCACATTCTTGGGCTCACGTGAGCCTGGGCTGGGCCTAGAACTTCCAAAATATGAGTAAAATCTCTGAATTCTAATTCCCTTTTTACAATCAGTGCACTACCTTTCaatctttagaattttattgCTCAACTATGTTTTCTCTATTTTCGGTTGCCATTGTGTTCAATAATTTGATCTGTTAGAACATTAGTACTATGTGCCAATTGcgattaatatattttacaaaattttagatatGAAGTTAAAACCGAACTTTACAGATAAGCActagaaaaagggaaaagaaaatttcaagtTTCCCTCCTCCAACATCTCTAACACAATCATCTAAATGAATTTTCACGCCGTTCTTTTTCTTTGATACTCGGGAAATTGCATTATTTTGTAGAAGCTTTTATGATACGTTTAGGTCTACATTATTCTCACAACTTGATAGCCGCCTATTATACCACTTTACTGGTTACTTGGTATTAAATTGTTCTCTTAATTGATctcttttctcattttagtagtAAGAAGAGTGAAAAGAAAGAATGGAGTATTTATGGATCATGAGAGTTGCCTTTTCTCCAAAGTCGTAaaatatctctcttttttttttttttttctaccattTTCCAACTAATTAACATAGCCTAAATTACAAACAGCTAGGAATGGCAAGTGGATTGGAGACTCTATGTGGGCAAGCATATGGGGCGCAACAATATCGCATTCTGGGAATCCACACCTACAGGGCTATAGTAACTCTCCTAGCAGTGAGCCTCCCCATCTCTGTTTTATGGGTCTCAATGGGCAAAATCCTCTCCTTCATTGGCCAAGATCCCATGATCTCACTCGAGGCGGGAAAGTACGCAATCTGGATGATCCCCGGCTTATTCGCCTATGCGACTGTTCAACCCCTCATGAAGTTTCTTCAGTCTCAGAGCCTGATCATTCCTATGCTGCTAAGCTCGATTGCGACACTATGCTTTCACGTTCCTCTGTGTTGGGTTTTGGTATTCAAGACACGATTGGGCAACGTTGGCGCTGCTCTTTCTATAAGCATTTCATACTGGTTGAATGTCCTGCTGCTCGGAATTTATATCAATTTCTCGAATTCTTGTAAGGCGACTCGAATGCCTTTCTCAATGGAGGCCTTCACAGGGATCAGTGAGTTCCTGCGTTTTGCCCTACCATCGGCAATAATGATATGGTAAGTTGTATTTGTGTAATTCATAGTAGTTTTGTCCATGAACgctatataattaatttgtactTTTCCTCCTATGCTTTTGTGTAATTTGACTTTTGATGACATTGAGCACAGTCTTGAATGGTGGTCCTTTGAGCTGCTTATCCTGCTGTCTGGGCTCCTGCCTAATCCAGAGCTTGAAACCTCGGTGCTTTCAATTTGGTACAACAAAAACCAAACTTATATAAATCACATTTGTTTATTACATTTTATtgcttttaatttctttttatcttccTGAGCAGCCTAACTAGCATCACATTGCTATATACTATACCATATGGTCTTGGTGCTGCCACAAGGTACGAGCTAAATCCAAATCCTCAAGAAGTaattttattatacatattCATTCATTGTCAAGATACCATCTGTATGAGTGTTATTTCCTAATGATTAGTACACGAGTATCAAACGAATTAGGTGCGGGGAACCCTGAAGGAGCTCGGTCGGCAGTCCGCGTCGTGATGTTTCTCGCCGTTATGGAGGCTGCTATCGTGAGCAGCACGCTTTTGGCCTCGCGTAAAATCCTGGGTTATGCCTACAGCAATGAGGAGGAGGTGATAGCTTATGTGACAAAGATGGTTCCCCTAGTGTGCATCTCTGTGATCACTGATAGTCTGCAAGGGGTCCTGTCAGGTTTTCTAT
Coding sequences:
- the LOC109721954 gene encoding protein DETOXIFICATION 10-like isoform X2, with translation MDHESCLFSKLGMASGLETLCGQAYGAQQYRILGIHTYRAIVTLLAVSLPISVLWVSMGKILSFIGQDPMISLEAGKYAIWMIPGLFAYATVQPLMKFLQSQSLIIPMLLSSIATLCFHVPLCWVLVFKTRLGNVGAALSISISYWLNVLLLGIYINFSNSCKATRMPFSMEAFTGISEFLRFALPSAIMICLEWWSFELLILLSGLLPNPELETSVLSICLTSITLLYTIPYGLGAATSTRVSNELGAGNPEGARSAVRVVMFLAVMEAAIVSSTLLASRKILGYAYSNEEEVIAYVTKMVPLVCISVITDSLQGVLSGIARGCGWQHLGAYVNLGSFYLVGIPLAVTLGFLLHMGGRGLWIGIVCGSTTQSVLLSLITWFTNWQQMANIARERILNEKVPPESTLI
- the LOC109721954 gene encoding protein DETOXIFICATION 14-like isoform X1 — translated: MEEEEEGTGREGLLEKEEESCGLQVRGPGWRRRRQLMMIWEEGKRVGHLAGPMVAMGLTQLLVQVVSNMMVGHLGQLSLSSAAIATSLTGVTGFSLLLGMASGLETLCGQAYGAQQYRILGIHTYRAIVTLLAVSLPISVLWVSMGKILSFIGQDPMISLEAGKYAIWMIPGLFAYATVQPLMKFLQSQSLIIPMLLSSIATLCFHVPLCWVLVFKTRLGNVGAALSISISYWLNVLLLGIYINFSNSCKATRMPFSMEAFTGISEFLRFALPSAIMICLEWWSFELLILLSGLLPNPELETSVLSICLTSITLLYTIPYGLGAATSTRVSNELGAGNPEGARSAVRVVMFLAVMEAAIVSSTLLASRKILGYAYSNEEEVIAYVTKMVPLVCISVITDSLQGVLSGIARGCGWQHLGAYVNLGSFYLVGIPLAVTLGFLLHMGGRGLWIGIVCGSTTQSVLLSLITWFTNWQQMANIARERILNEKVPPESTLI